The region TTTAACCAACTTTGATAACCTCCAAAAGTTCCTTGTTTTCCCGTGGGATTGAACTCGGCATCCTTGACATGAAAAGCTTTGATTCGTTCGTGATAAAAATCGATATATTGTATGTAATCCAATTGTTGTAAAACAAAATGGGAGGGATCGTACAAAATACAGGCTCTGGAATGATTGTTTACCGCTTTCAAAAACATTTCATAGGTTTCTCCATCAAATAAATCTTCACCGGGATGAATTTCATAACAAAGATCAACACCAGCATTATCAAATTCGTTCAAAATAGGCAACCAGCGTTTGGCCAATTCAGCAAAACCATCTTCGACCAAACCGGGAGGTCGCTGTGGCCAAGGATGAAAATATTGCCAAAGTAAAGAACCGCTAAATGTAGCATGGGCATTTAATCCCAAATTCTGCGAGGCTTTTGCCGCATACTTCAATTGTTGCACCGCCCATTCCTGTCTCGCTTTTGGTTTTCCGTGAACTTCCTTAGGAGCAAAAGCGTCAAAAAAATCATCGTAGGCGGGATGAACCGCCACCAACTGACCCTGCAAATGGGTCGACAATTCGGTTATTTCCAAACCATGTGAAGCGATTCTGCCTTTTAACTCCTCCGCATAAGTTTTGCTTTCTGCGGCTTTTTGCAAATCAATAAAACGGCTGTCTAAAGTTGGCATTTGGATGCCTTTAAAACCCAAATCGGAAGCCCATTTGCAAATTCCGTCCAAGGAATTAAACGGGGCTTTATCGCCAATAAATTGTGCCAAAAAAACGGCTGGACCCTGTATTGTTGTCATTTTTTATTTAAATTTTAAAATCAAACCATTTTTGATCTGATTTACCTGAAGCAATCACGTTTTCTATAAAAGCCATCCCTCGAACTCCGTCATCAACGGACGGAAAATCAAGCATTTCTTGGGTAGGTTCTTTTCCTTCCAATTTAAAAGATAAAGTCAAAGCAAAATTTTTGTATAAATTGGCAAATGCCTCGAGATAACCTTCTGGATGACCGCTTGGCGTGCGGGAATTCGCCATTGAAATATTAGACAAATAGCCATTTCCTGTACGGTAAATTTGCGTTGGAGCGTCGGACCATTTTATTATCAAAGAATTGGGTTCCATCTGATGCCATTCTAGGCCTCCTTTTTCACCATAAATTTTAATTTT is a window of Flavobacterium acetivorans DNA encoding:
- a CDS encoding sugar phosphate isomerase/epimerase family protein, with protein sequence MTTIQGPAVFLAQFIGDKAPFNSLDGICKWASDLGFKGIQMPTLDSRFIDLQKAAESKTYAEELKGRIASHGLEITELSTHLQGQLVAVHPAYDDFFDAFAPKEVHGKPKARQEWAVQQLKYAAKASQNLGLNAHATFSGSLLWQYFHPWPQRPPGLVEDGFAELAKRWLPILNEFDNAGVDLCYEIHPGEDLFDGETYEMFLKAVNNHSRACILYDPSHFVLQQLDYIQYIDFYHERIKAFHVKDAEFNPTGKQGTFGGYQSWLNRAGRYRSPGDGQIDFKTIFSKLTQYDFKGWAVMEWECCLKNQEDGAREGAEFIKNHIIKVTDKAFDDFAAVETNQVFNRKNLGL